In a genomic window of Corynebacterium choanae:
- the hemC gene encoding hydroxymethylbilane synthase, which yields MRVGTRGSRLALTQTGHMVRRLQDHGLDAEATIITTPGDVSQAPVERIGVGVFTQALREAMADDRADIAVHSMKDLPTALDPRFHLVVPQRVDRREALVARDGLTFAELPAGAVVGTSAPRRIAQLRALRDDLTIVPLRGNVDTRIGQVTSGNMDAVILAVAGLQRAGFAEVITEIFDETTLLPAPAQGALAMECRSDDDALVTVLNSMVDPTATITAISERSLLSALAAGCTSPVAATATLSDDGTHVHLRGGVFALDGSQQLTGEASAPIDRPADAGRILAADLLGLGAKALL from the coding sequence ATCCGGGTTGGTACTCGTGGATCCCGACTTGCCCTCACCCAAACCGGACATATGGTTCGCCGTCTGCAGGATCACGGACTCGACGCGGAGGCAACCATTATCACCACCCCCGGGGATGTGTCCCAAGCGCCGGTGGAACGCATCGGGGTAGGGGTGTTTACCCAAGCGTTGCGGGAGGCCATGGCCGACGACCGGGCCGACATTGCCGTGCATTCGATGAAGGATCTGCCCACCGCGTTAGATCCCCGGTTCCATCTTGTCGTTCCGCAGCGTGTCGACCGCCGGGAGGCGCTTGTCGCCCGCGACGGATTAACGTTTGCCGAATTACCAGCAGGTGCTGTGGTGGGCACCTCTGCGCCGCGCCGTATCGCCCAGCTGCGGGCATTGCGCGATGATCTCACCATTGTGCCGTTACGTGGCAATGTGGATACCCGGATCGGGCAAGTCACCAGCGGCAACATGGATGCGGTCATTTTGGCGGTCGCCGGACTTCAACGTGCCGGCTTCGCTGAAGTTATCACCGAAATCTTTGACGAAACCACCCTGCTGCCGGCGCCGGCACAAGGCGCCCTCGCCATGGAATGCCGCAGCGACGACGATGCACTCGTTACTGTGCTCAACAGCATGGTTGATCCCACCGCCACGATTACTGCCATCAGTGAACGATCCCTGCTGTCGGCACTCGCCGCCGGCTGCACCTCCCCGGTCGCCGCGACAGCAACCCTGTCCGACGACGGCACCCATGTGCATCTTCGCGGCGGCGTGTTCGCCCTCGACGGGTCACAACAGCTCACCGGGGAAGCCAGCGCACCCATTGACCGTCCCGCCGACGCGGGCCGCATTCTCGCCGCCGACCTGCTTGGCCTGGGTGCGAAAGCCCTGCTCTAG
- a CDS encoding glutamyl-tRNA reductase, producing the protein MSVLIVGMSHHSAPVTLLEQAVFSETQRGEVARLIAAQPSVSEAMVISTCNRMEVYAVTNAFHAGVTDVVEVLVSVTGIAANLLRQHLYVRYAEAAAEHLFAVTAGMDSLVPGEQQIIGQVRSAYAQAHELGTAGQSLHLLAQSALHAGKRVHSETGIDESGPSMVSVAFAEALRLLDVDTAAAHPLAGKTVMILGAGAMATLAATHVGRLGAKSLIVSNRTKQRADVLAQRSREAGLPTIVLPWDSREEAYNDIDVLVSACGAGMFTVTQQALRNQRSTSTPLVAVDLSMPRDIDETIEQLPGVRVVNIAYLRAVRSDSSRAAERKALAIVGEELGLYASAQRVRDVVPAVSALRRHAAAVVAEELARLDKKSPDLSEAQHVEVERTVRRVVDKLLHQPTVRVKELAAHSGTVSYRSALQELFGLEENDHRTRSGSAVVKIPPEQVLVGGRIARGEQISVAEAVAAAEAVQLTTSVNPGDIGNQHRHTMTAHRIAK; encoded by the coding sequence ATGAGTGTTCTCATCGTTGGCATGTCGCACCATTCCGCGCCAGTCACCTTGCTTGAACAGGCCGTATTTAGCGAAACACAACGCGGCGAAGTGGCTCGTCTTATCGCTGCGCAGCCGTCGGTGAGTGAAGCGATGGTGATCTCCACCTGTAACCGGATGGAAGTCTATGCCGTAACGAACGCATTCCATGCCGGGGTCACCGATGTGGTGGAAGTGTTGGTTTCGGTCACCGGTATTGCGGCAAACCTGCTGCGCCAGCATCTCTACGTGCGCTATGCGGAAGCTGCAGCGGAACATTTATTTGCTGTGACTGCCGGCATGGATTCTCTCGTACCGGGGGAACAACAAATCATCGGCCAGGTGCGCAGCGCCTATGCACAGGCCCACGAGCTCGGCACTGCCGGGCAAAGTTTGCATCTGCTCGCCCAGTCGGCGCTGCACGCCGGGAAACGGGTGCACAGCGAAACCGGTATTGACGAATCCGGTCCGTCGATGGTTTCTGTTGCCTTCGCCGAAGCCCTCCGCCTGCTGGATGTGGACACTGCTGCGGCTCACCCGCTCGCCGGGAAAACAGTGATGATCTTAGGGGCCGGGGCGATGGCTACCCTTGCTGCAACCCATGTTGGCCGCCTTGGGGCGAAATCCTTAATTGTCAGCAACCGCACGAAACAGCGCGCTGATGTGCTTGCTCAACGGTCGCGGGAAGCCGGCCTGCCCACGATTGTGCTGCCGTGGGACAGTAGGGAAGAAGCCTACAACGATATTGATGTGTTGGTTTCAGCCTGCGGGGCGGGAATGTTTACCGTGACCCAACAAGCCCTGCGCAACCAGCGCAGCACCAGCACCCCCTTGGTGGCTGTGGATCTGTCCATGCCCCGCGATATTGATGAAACCATTGAACAACTCCCCGGGGTGCGGGTTGTCAACATTGCCTATCTTCGGGCGGTTCGCTCTGACTCGTCGCGGGCAGCAGAACGCAAAGCGTTAGCGATCGTCGGGGAAGAACTGGGGCTCTATGCTTCCGCACAGCGGGTTCGCGACGTGGTGCCGGCGGTGTCGGCGCTGCGCCGACACGCCGCGGCAGTAGTCGCCGAAGAGCTTGCCCGGCTTGATAAAAAATCCCCTGATTTGAGCGAAGCCCAACATGTGGAGGTGGAACGCACTGTTCGCCGAGTTGTGGACAAGCTGCTGCACCAGCCGACCGTGCGGGTAAAAGAACTTGCCGCCCACTCCGGGACAGTGTCCTATCGGTCGGCTTTGCAAGAACTCTTCGGGCTGGAAGAAAACGACCATCGGACGCGCTCTGGTTCTGCGGTGGTGAAAATCCCTCCAGAACAGGTCCTTGTCGGTGGACGGATAGCGCGCGGCGAGCAGATCAGTGTGGCCGAAGCCGTAGCCGCCGCGGAAGCAGTACAGCTCACCACCAGTGTGAATCCGGGTGATATTGGCAACCAGCATCGGCACACGATGACCGCGCACCGTATCGCCAAATAG
- a CDS encoding glutaredoxin family protein, producing the protein MSLLQRPHVVELLIRQGCGSCQRVEQEIRPLVAAAGCELQVIDVADDAALAAEFGDLVPVVLVDDEVIGTWECDPEELAKALL; encoded by the coding sequence ATGTCTTTGCTGCAACGCCCCCATGTGGTGGAACTGCTTATTCGGCAAGGCTGCGGCTCTTGTCAACGAGTAGAGCAAGAAATCCGTCCTCTTGTGGCTGCCGCCGGCTGTGAACTCCAGGTGATCGATGTGGCCGATGATGCGGCGCTCGCGGCAGAATTCGGGGATCTCGTACCGGTGGTGCTCGTCGATGATGAAGTGATTGGCACCTGGGAATGCGACCCGGAGGAGTTAGCCAAGGCTTTGTTGTGA
- a CDS encoding HAD-IB family hydrolase, which produces MVSPAQFSPFDPSGEPFSLSPEELLAHWTVNRGGLRRFLEDVAMPPIDDSTQQQAGEAAAAAAVADAFDLELKDYAAGIDTVRGAYEAAGKAHVSAPDPDIVPEDGAAAFFDVDNTLIQGASIIVFAMGLAKKKYFTFRQIAPVALKQLKFRITGNENADDVAEGRQQALEFIQGRRVEELVELCEAIVDEHMNEKIWPDTRHAAEQHLAQGHQVWLVSATPVQLAQILARRLGFTGALGTVAEVKDGRFTGRLVGDILHGPGKAHAVAALATVEGLDLSRCTAYSDSVNDVPMLSMVGTAVAINPDNRLRKVAAQRGWEIRDYRSLRKAIHNYGLPALATAVFTLGGWRWWRRR; this is translated from the coding sequence ATGGTTTCTCCCGCACAGTTTTCCCCGTTTGACCCGTCCGGCGAGCCGTTTTCGTTAAGCCCTGAGGAACTTCTCGCCCACTGGACGGTCAATCGTGGTGGTTTACGGCGCTTCCTTGAGGATGTCGCAATGCCGCCAATTGACGACTCGACTCAGCAGCAGGCCGGTGAGGCGGCTGCCGCCGCCGCAGTCGCGGACGCCTTTGATCTTGAACTGAAAGATTATGCGGCCGGCATCGATACGGTGCGTGGCGCCTATGAGGCTGCCGGGAAAGCCCACGTCTCCGCGCCGGATCCCGATATTGTGCCCGAAGATGGGGCAGCAGCATTCTTCGACGTTGACAACACCCTTATTCAGGGCGCCTCCATCATCGTGTTCGCAATGGGGTTGGCGAAGAAAAAATATTTCACCTTCCGACAAATCGCACCGGTGGCGTTGAAACAGTTGAAATTCCGGATCACCGGCAACGAAAACGCCGACGATGTGGCGGAAGGCCGCCAACAGGCGCTGGAGTTTATTCAAGGGCGCCGCGTCGAGGAGCTTGTCGAACTCTGTGAAGCCATTGTCGACGAGCATATGAATGAAAAAATTTGGCCAGACACCCGGCATGCGGCGGAACAGCATTTGGCGCAAGGCCACCAGGTGTGGCTGGTGTCGGCAACACCGGTGCAATTGGCACAGATTTTAGCGCGTCGCCTAGGGTTCACCGGTGCGCTGGGAACGGTCGCCGAAGTGAAAGATGGCCGCTTCACTGGCCGTCTGGTTGGCGATATTTTGCATGGACCGGGCAAAGCCCATGCGGTGGCGGCGCTCGCCACGGTGGAAGGCCTCGATCTTTCCCGCTGCACCGCCTATTCTGATTCGGTCAATGATGTACCAATGCTGTCCATGGTCGGGACAGCGGTGGCGATTAATCCGGATAATCGACTGCGGAAAGTGGCCGCCCAGCGCGGCTGGGAGATCCGGGATTATCGATCCTTACGCAAAGCCATCCACAACTATGGCCTCCCCGCGTTGGCTACAGCAGTGTTCACCCTTGGCGGATGGCGCTGGTGGCGTCGCCGCTAA
- a CDS encoding 30S ribosomal protein bS22 codes for MGSVIKKRRKRMSKKKHRKMLRRTRVQRRKLGK; via the coding sequence ATGGGTTCAGTGATTAAGAAGCGCCGCAAGCGCATGTCGAAGAAGAAGCACCGCAAGATGCTGCGTCGCACCCGGGTGCAGCGTCGTAAACTCGGCAAATAA
- a CDS encoding helix-turn-helix domain-containing protein, with product MAHEDQGTFLTVAEVAEIMRVSKMTVYRLLHSGELPAVRVGRSFRVHEKAVNDYLSSSYFQVG from the coding sequence ATGGCACATGAAGATCAAGGAACATTCCTTACTGTCGCCGAAGTCGCCGAAATTATGCGCGTCTCGAAAATGACGGTGTACCGGCTGCTGCACTCCGGTGAATTGCCGGCCGTCCGGGTTGGTCGCTCATTCCGGGTGCACGAAAAGGCCGTCAACGACTATTTGAGCTCCTCCTATTTTCAGGTGGGCTAA
- the proC gene encoding pyrroline-5-carboxylate reductase, with protein sequence MTNTVAIIGGGKIGEALLAGLIAGDTDPATIRVTNRREDRNETLSDTYGVTALTDNKQAVTDADVVFLCVKPYATAEVLAEIAETLDDNDQDTVVVSMAAGIPLATLEDVVSAGTAIVRVMPNTPMLVQRGMSAVAPGRFVTEEQLDTITTMLETVGQVAVVEESEMDVVTALSGSSPAYFFLFAESLIEAGVSHGLTRELARELVVTTLEGAGTMLRESEEEPASLRADVSSPGGTTVAAVRALEEHGIRAACYRAVDACAQRSKELGA encoded by the coding sequence ATGACAAACACAGTTGCGATTATTGGTGGCGGAAAAATCGGCGAAGCACTCCTCGCCGGACTTATTGCCGGTGACACAGACCCGGCAACGATTCGCGTCACGAATCGGCGGGAAGACCGCAACGAGACGCTTAGCGACACCTACGGGGTGACCGCACTGACCGACAACAAGCAGGCGGTGACCGACGCTGACGTCGTGTTTTTGTGTGTGAAACCCTATGCGACAGCAGAGGTGCTCGCAGAGATCGCGGAAACTCTCGACGACAATGATCAAGACACTGTGGTGGTGTCGATGGCAGCCGGTATTCCGTTAGCGACACTGGAAGATGTGGTCAGTGCCGGCACCGCAATTGTGCGGGTCATGCCCAACACCCCAATGCTGGTGCAGCGAGGCATGTCCGCGGTCGCCCCAGGCCGGTTCGTCACCGAGGAACAACTCGACACGATCACCACCATGCTAGAGACCGTCGGCCAGGTTGCGGTGGTAGAAGAATCCGAGATGGATGTCGTCACCGCCCTGAGTGGATCCTCCCCAGCCTATTTTTTCCTCTTCGCTGAATCCCTCATCGAAGCCGGGGTAAGCCACGGACTCACCCGGGAACTTGCCCGGGAACTCGTCGTCACCACCCTAGAAGGCGCCGGCACGATGCTACGGGAATCGGAAGAAGAACCAGCGAGTCTGCGTGCCGATGTGAGCTCGCCAGGGGGCACCACAGTGGCGGCGGTTCGCGCCTTAGAAGAACATGGCATTCGGGCAGCCTGCTACCGCGCTGTCGATGCGTGTGCGCAACGCTCCAAAGAACTCGGCGCGTAA
- a CDS encoding Ppx/GppA phosphatase family protein — protein MRLGVLDVGSNTVHLIVVDAHHGGHPTPMSDWKTPLRLVEYLDDDGNITKKGRKKLLAAAAEAMDLATKLRCDEMLAIATSAIRSAGNGDSVIAEVAAATGVQLQVLSGQKEAELTFLAVRRWYGWSAGRITNLDIGGGSLELSTGTDEVPDLARSVDLGANRLTHDWIHTDPPEKKTIALLRDYIDAELAPIADEFRRFGSAEKAVGTSKTFRTLARLTGAAPSSAGARVPRTVTAPGIRQLIAFISRMTTADRAELEGVSAHRSEQIVAGALVAEAAMRALQIEQLQICPWALREGVILRRIDNQLASRRG, from the coding sequence GTGCGATTAGGTGTATTAGACGTCGGCAGTAATACCGTTCATCTCATCGTCGTCGATGCCCACCATGGTGGCCATCCGACGCCGATGAGTGACTGGAAAACCCCACTGCGGCTGGTCGAATATTTAGATGATGACGGCAACATTACGAAAAAAGGCCGCAAAAAACTGCTTGCCGCTGCTGCGGAAGCGATGGATTTAGCGACAAAGCTGCGCTGCGACGAAATGCTTGCGATTGCCACCTCGGCGATTCGTTCCGCCGGCAACGGCGATTCGGTGATTGCCGAAGTTGCGGCCGCCACCGGGGTACAGCTGCAGGTGTTAAGTGGCCAGAAAGAAGCCGAACTCACCTTCCTTGCAGTGCGCCGCTGGTATGGCTGGTCGGCGGGCAGAATCACCAATCTTGATATTGGTGGCGGCTCGTTGGAATTATCGACCGGCACCGATGAAGTCCCTGATCTTGCCCGCAGTGTGGACTTGGGGGCAAACCGGCTTACCCACGATTGGATCCATACCGATCCACCGGAGAAGAAAACTATTGCGCTGCTGCGGGACTATATTGATGCCGAGCTTGCCCCGATCGCTGACGAGTTTCGTCGCTTCGGTTCTGCGGAAAAAGCGGTCGGCACATCGAAGACATTCCGCACACTTGCTAGGCTCACAGGTGCAGCCCCTTCATCGGCTGGTGCCCGTGTGCCACGCACCGTCACCGCCCCCGGAATACGGCAACTCATTGCTTTTATCTCTAGAATGACAACTGCAGACCGGGCAGAACTTGAAGGTGTGTCTGCCCACCGGTCGGAACAGATTGTCGCCGGTGCCCTCGTCGCAGAGGCCGCGATGCGTGCATTGCAGATTGAACAGCTCCAGATTTGTCCCTGGGCGTTGCGCGAAGGTGTGATTTTGCGGCGTATCGATAACCAATTGGCGTCCCGCCGTGGTTAA